A window from bacterium encodes these proteins:
- a CDS encoding polyprenyl synthetase family protein: MNLKGYLSAKKKIIDSKLDKYMPKETEYPQIIHEAVRYSVFSGGKRLRPILMLAAGEIFLQEERILLPAACAVELIHNYSLVHDDLPAMDNDEYRRGKLTSHKKFGEDIAILAGDALLTIAFKILSEEVKDSKLALRAINLISKAIGTFGMIGGQVVDISWDKNKAELPELEFVCTHKTGALIAVSLRIGAILSGAAKREEEALYEYGKLIGIAFQITDDILDEKQDSEKGFNYPAFLGIEESKKRAEDLINKALMKLDIFGERADILRQIAKFIIERKE, translated from the coding sequence ATGAACTTAAAAGGTTATCTATCTGCAAAAAAGAAGATCATAGACAGCAAACTTGATAAGTATATGCCGAAGGAAACTGAATATCCTCAGATCATACACGAGGCTGTAAGATATAGTGTTTTTTCAGGAGGGAAACGGCTAAGACCCATTTTGATGCTAGCTGCTGGAGAGATATTTTTGCAAGAAGAGAGAATACTATTGCCGGCTGCGTGTGCAGTAGAGCTTATACATAATTACTCATTAGTTCACGATGATCTGCCAGCTATGGATAATGATGAGTATCGAAGAGGGAAGTTAACTTCTCATAAGAAGTTCGGAGAGGACATAGCTATTCTTGCAGGAGATGCATTATTGACTATCGCATTTAAAATACTATCTGAAGAGGTAAAGGACAGCAAGCTTGCATTAAGGGCAATAAATCTAATATCTAAGGCGATTGGCACATTTGGTATGATAGGTGGGCAGGTAGTTGATATATCATGGGATAAGAATAAGGCTGAATTACCTGAATTAGAATTTGTTTGCACTCACAAGACAGGAGCTCTTATTGCTGTTTCTCTTAGGATTGGAGCCATTTTGTCAGGGGCAGCTAAGAGGGAAGAGGAAGCATTGTATGAATACGGCAAGTTAATAGGAATTGCATTTCAGATTACAGATGACATATTGGATGAAAAGCAGGATAGTGAAAAAGGATTTAATTATCCCGCTTTTTTGGGCATAGAGGAATCTAAGAAAAGGGCTGAAGACCTGATAAATAAAGCATTGATGAAGCTTGATATTTTTGGCGAAAGAGCTGATATTCTCAGACAGATTGCGAAATTTATAATAGAAAGGAAAGAATAA
- the xseB gene encoding exodeoxyribonuclease VII small subunit yields the protein MKELKFEQALDKLENIVKEMEEGSVSLDKSLGLFEEGVKLAKFCSVKLREVEKKVEILKKDVNGVAYKEPFELNEKEK from the coding sequence ATGAAAGAATTAAAATTTGAGCAGGCTCTAGACAAGCTGGAAAACATAGTAAAGGAGATGGAAGAGGGCAGTGTTTCTTTAGATAAATCTCTGGGACTCTTTGAAGAGGGAGTAAAACTAGCGAAGTTTTGCTCGGTTAAATTGAGGGAAGTTGAAAAAAAGGTGGAAATACTTAAGAAAGACGTCAATGGCGTTGCATATAAAGAACCATTTGAACTGAACGAGAAGGAAAAATGA
- a CDS encoding RluA family pseudouridine synthase: MNMEYKFIADVQNVGERLDKFLANKLDIVSRSFIQNLIIANHALVNGKKTKPGYFLKIGDNILITIPELQDNAELKLKPENMALDILYEDDNIIVINKPAGIIVHPAQGVVYGTVVNFLLYHCKTLSDLNGSMRPGIVHRLDKDTSGVLIAAKNNSAHANLAEQFKNRKVKKTYMAVVRGVIPQDEGEIDRPIGRCVSHRTKMAISYIGGKRALTKFNVIERYHKDTLINAHPRTGRTHQIRVHMAYLGYPIVGDKIYGESKGLVSKLDSLIDRQALHAYRISFSHPTSNKDIEFLAPLAGDIKKLIDMERELGYERIKI; encoded by the coding sequence ATGAATATGGAATATAAGTTTATAGCTGATGTGCAGAATGTTGGGGAACGATTAGATAAATTTCTGGCAAATAAGCTTGATATAGTTTCCAGGTCTTTCATTCAGAATCTGATTATTGCCAATCATGCTTTGGTAAATGGAAAAAAAACAAAGCCGGGATATTTTCTTAAGATAGGGGATAATATATTAATAACTATCCCAGAGCTTCAAGATAATGCTGAGCTAAAGCTGAAGCCAGAGAATATGGCGCTTGATATACTATATGAAGATGATAATATAATAGTTATTAATAAGCCTGCAGGGATTATTGTACATCCTGCGCAGGGAGTTGTCTATGGCACAGTTGTAAATTTTTTATTGTATCATTGCAAAACATTGTCGGATTTGAATGGGTCTATGCGTCCGGGTATAGTTCATAGACTGGATAAGGACACATCAGGGGTTCTTATTGCAGCAAAAAACAATAGTGCTCATGCTAATTTAGCAGAGCAGTTTAAGAACAGGAAGGTGAAGAAGACTTATATGGCTGTTGTAAGAGGAGTGATCCCACAGGATGAAGGCGAGATCGATAGACCGATTGGCCGATGTGTGTCGCATAGAACGAAAATGGCAATTTCTTATATTGGCGGAAAGAGAGCGCTTACTAAATTCAATGTGATTGAACGCTACCATAAAGATACACTTATTAACGCTCATCCAAGAACAGGAAGGACACATCAGATTCGGGTTCATATGGCATATCTTGGTTATCCAATTGTAGGCGACAAAATATACGGAGAAAGTAAAGGGTTGGTATCTAAGCTGGATAGTCTGATTGATCGTCAGGCATTGCATGCTTACAGAATTAGTTTTTCTCATCCGACTTCGAATAAGGATATAGAGTTCCTAGCGCCTTTAGCGGGTGATATTAAAAAATTAATAGATATGGAAAGGGAATTAGGTTATGAAAGAATTAAAATTTGA